A segment of the Bdellovibrio sp. ArHS genome:
GGGGCATGCCATAACCCGTGCCTTTTTCCCCCTGTGTTCCCAGGCGCGTCGTCTGGGCGTTGATATTAAAGATCTGCGCCAGGATTGATGCGGGAATGCCAATGCCATAATCCTGGATTTCGATCACCACTTGAGAATCAGTGGCATAGGCCTTCAGTTCAATCCGGTCTCCGGGGTGCGAGAACTTCACGGCATTATTGAGCAGGTTCAAAAGAACGACATTGCTCAGAATAGTTTTTTCCCCGTTAATCAACATACGGTCTCTGGAAATATCCAAAGAGATCTTGATGCCTTTCTTCTGCGCCAGATCCAAAATGCTTTCGTACACTTCGTGCAGAACCAGGGTTAGCGAGATCGGTTTTAGGGGCAGGGCGGCCTTTCCGTCCTTGACCGACTTCAAGTGTCGGACTTGCGCTAAAAGGCTATTGATGTCATCCACGGCCTTTTCAATTTTCTCAAATTCCAAGGAACTTAAATTTTCGCGGTCCTCTTTTGCCTTCACCAAATTATAGGTCATTGACGAAAGTGTATTGGCGATATCATGAATCAGAACTCGGAGAAGGTTTTCGATATCGAGGTTCTTTTCCATCAGGCGCTTCATAAAGCGCTCTTCGCCCATGATGTACTGATGGGTGGTAAAGCAAGAAAAGATAAGAAAGGTGACCAGGTTAAAGAGCTTTTCTTTTCCGTAGTCCCCGTATTCTTCAATGACGTTGGGGCCTAAGCCATGGGCCTTTAAGTACCAATAGAAAATGATGATACCCAAGACGATGAAGTAACCCGTCACCGCGCCAGGAAGCCCCATTAGAATGCCCATCACCAGAGGTATGGCGGCCAGCCAGAACACCCCGGGGGCGTCGCCTCCGCCAGCGGTATAAAGCAAATAAGTGACGATCGCCGCCGAACATATGCTTAAGGTCATGGCCGACAACAGATAGTTCTTGGAAAATCTTAAAACCAAAGGAGGAATAAGAGCATATCCCAGCCACATCGGGATCAGGACGGGGTTGTATTCGTAGGTTTTGTATTCGAAATTGAATTTGATAAGGTAGACAAATGAGACGGCAATACCAATAAAATAGATCACCTTAAAATAGGTGATCCTCTTATTATATGCATCTTCTGAGGTGAACTCTAAGTCATACATGCTGCCGTACTTCCGATCCCTTTTGCTTTTCGGGTATAAACAAAAACGGCTTAAGCTATTTCAGATTTGTAATAAAAATTTGACAGGACTAGAGGGGAGTCAGGGCGCGAAGAGTTTGAAAATGAGCTTTGAGCTCAAGGAATTGCTGCGTATTTCCACCATGATCCGGATGGAGTGCCAGGGCGGCTTGGCGAAAGGCCTTTTTAAGTTCGGTGGCAGTAAAGCCCTCGTGCAGGTCATGTGCCCAGGTCTTTAGAAACTCATAGGCAAGTTTTTGTGTGGGAGTGAAACTGTGCGCTTTTCTTTGGGGACGAACCTTTTGTTGCGGGTAGTGTCCACGACGCGTTTGAAATTCTAAACGGTTGATTTGACCAAGCAAAAAAGCCAGGTGAGCCGGGTCGGAGTTCAGACTGGAAACTTGATTTTCAGGGGAGAAATTGCTGTTTTCGCCCATTTTGTCTCGGAGAATTTGTTTGAAGCTTGCCTGAAAACTCATGTGTTTCTTATCGGGACACCCCTGAAAAATCGCAGTCCAGAAGCGGTTTTCCATCGAGAAATCGACCTTTTTCCTAGGAGAAACCGCGATTTTCCGAGGGGAAAAGGGTATTTCCAGAGGGGAAATTCCACTTTTCCCTGGGGTTTCCGCAGCAGATGCGCAAAAAAAAATGAAAAGCCTGCATTTTTTTTTGGACAAACCCCTCGACTTAGATACACACTAAGCTCATTCGTATAAACGAGACTAAAAACCTAACGGAGGAATTTAGAAATGGCGAAAGCTAAGAAAGCTACTACAAAGAAAGCTGCAGCTAAAAAAGCTGCTCCAAAAAAAGCTGCTGCTGCAAAAAAAGCTGCTCCTAAAAAAGCCGCTGCTGCGAAAAAAGCTGCTCCTAAAAAAGCTGCTACAAAACGTAAACCAAACGCTGCATTCATGAAAGCGTTGACTCCATCTGCAGCTTTGGCAGCAGTTGTTGGTGCTTCTCCACTTCCACGTACTGAAGTTGTTAAAAAACTTTGGGCTTACATCAAAAAGAACGGTCTTCAAGACTCTAAAAACAAAAGAAACATCAATGCTGACGCTAAATTGAAAGAAGTTTTCGGCGGTAAAACGACTGTT
Coding sequences within it:
- a CDS encoding J domain-containing protein gives rise to the protein MSFQASFKQILRDKMGENSNFSPENQVSSLNSDPAHLAFLLGQINRLEFQTRRGHYPQQKVRPQRKAHSFTPTQKLAYEFLKTWAHDLHEGFTATELKKAFRQAALALHPDHGGNTQQFLELKAHFQTLRALTPL
- a CDS encoding HAMP domain-containing sensor histidine kinase — protein: MYDLEFTSEDAYNKRITYFKVIYFIGIAVSFVYLIKFNFEYKTYEYNPVLIPMWLGYALIPPLVLRFSKNYLLSAMTLSICSAAIVTYLLYTAGGGDAPGVFWLAAIPLVMGILMGLPGAVTGYFIVLGIIIFYWYLKAHGLGPNVIEEYGDYGKEKLFNLVTFLIFSCFTTHQYIMGEERFMKRLMEKNLDIENLLRVLIHDIANTLSSMTYNLVKAKEDRENLSSLEFEKIEKAVDDINSLLAQVRHLKSVKDGKAALPLKPISLTLVLHEVYESILDLAQKKGIKISLDISRDRMLINGEKTILSNVVLLNLLNNAVKFSHPGDRIELKAYATDSQVVIEIQDYGIGIPASILAQIFNINAQTTRLGTQGEKGTGYGMPLVKEYLQMMEGTIEISSHETSAHNQPRGTKVVLTLPLASV
- a CDS encoding SWIB/MDM2 domain-containing protein, whose protein sequence is MAKAKKATTKKAAAKKAAPKKAAAAKKAAPKKAAAAKKAAPKKAATKRKPNAAFMKALTPSAALAAVVGASPLPRTEVVKKLWAYIKKNGLQDSKNKRNINADAKLKEVFGGKTTVSMFDMTKLVSKHLK